The Silvanigrella paludirubra genome contains a region encoding:
- a CDS encoding ATP-binding cassette domain-containing protein, with translation MSKKKIVLSVRSLCKDYRRPSGNMFTVLEGINLDIYDGEFLALVGLSGSGKSTLLRCMAGLLSPDRGTVSYANPSPENMQLSAFVFQNFALFPWMTIRENIAVSMPKLTKQEQHVRIDRIIQLVGLKGFEDAFPRELSGGMRQRVSLARAMVSDPMIMFMDEPFSALDPLTSESLRAELVRLWAQPDRKIRSCVLVTHRFEEALQLADRILILSSNPGTIFRSIEINLPRPRMPNSIEYKEIEEQLEKAFGQLHLDKVTDDTEYETIAPEIQPIQKPTEIQNKNKTTSPIVDKNMEESKLNKDIQHTKTKRVKPLINTNLTLVEGLVSRLSTEVETTDLYDLCEDMGQSVDQVLPAVAAAETLGFIITPGIRVVLTEEGRKFASEHDAEARGKMMRYAILKLPVVYSIYELVKNSGEEGLEADIAIEQIVMMLPFEDHDVQFQTLLKWCRYANLIVYDSDEEKLFIPD, from the coding sequence ATGTCCAAAAAGAAAATTGTTCTTTCCGTTCGTTCTCTATGTAAAGACTACAGGCGCCCAAGCGGAAATATGTTTACCGTTCTTGAAGGAATAAATCTTGATATATATGACGGAGAGTTTTTAGCTCTTGTTGGATTATCTGGATCAGGAAAATCAACGCTGTTACGTTGTATGGCTGGATTATTGAGTCCAGATAGAGGAACTGTAAGTTACGCAAATCCTTCACCAGAAAATATGCAATTAAGTGCATTTGTATTTCAAAATTTTGCTTTATTTCCTTGGATGACAATTCGTGAAAATATAGCTGTATCCATGCCTAAGTTAACAAAGCAGGAACAACACGTTCGGATTGACCGCATTATTCAATTGGTAGGATTAAAAGGTTTTGAAGATGCTTTTCCTCGTGAATTGAGCGGTGGAATGCGACAACGAGTAAGTCTAGCACGCGCCATGGTCTCCGACCCTATGATTATGTTTATGGATGAACCCTTTTCAGCCTTAGACCCATTAACAAGTGAATCTTTAAGGGCAGAACTTGTACGTCTTTGGGCGCAACCAGACAGAAAAATTCGCTCTTGTGTTTTAGTAACACACCGATTTGAAGAAGCACTGCAACTTGCAGATAGAATATTAATATTATCCTCAAATCCTGGTACTATATTTCGTTCCATTGAAATTAATTTACCCAGACCAAGAATGCCAAATTCTATAGAATATAAAGAAATTGAAGAACAACTTGAAAAAGCCTTCGGTCAGTTGCACTTGGATAAAGTAACAGATGATACCGAATACGAAACAATTGCTCCTGAAATTCAACCCATTCAAAAACCAACAGAAATTCAAAATAAAAATAAAACAACATCCCCCATTGTTGATAAAAACATGGAAGAGAGCAAATTAAATAAAGATATTCAACATACTAAAACAAAAAGAGTAAAACCTTTAATTAATACCAACCTCACTCTTGTCGAAGGTCTTGTTAGTAGGTTAAGCACAGAAGTCGAAACAACAGATTTGTATGATCTTTGTGAAGATATGGGACAAAGCGTAGATCAAGTTTTACCAGCTGTTGCTGCAGCCGAAACATTAGGATTTATCATTACTCCTGGTATTCGAGTTGTATTAACCGAAGAAGGAAGAAAATTTGCATCAGAACATGATGCCGAAGCTCGTGGTAAAATGATGCGTTACGCTATATTAAAACTCCCAGTGGTTTATTCAATTTATGAACTTGTTAAAAATAGTGGGGAAGAAGGGCTAGAAGCAGACATAGCGATTGAACAAATTGTAATGATGCTTCCCTTTGAGGACCATGACGTACAGTTTCAGACGCTTTTAAAATGGTGTCGTTATGCAAATTTAATTGTTTACGATTCCGATGAAGAAAAATTGTTTATACCCGATTAA